The uncultured Desulfobulbus sp. genome window below encodes:
- a CDS encoding polyketide synthase dehydratase domain-containing protein: protein MTATQTEHRLSIFPWMSDHCFGGRTVLAAVEAMQLLANCVQAADPQMEVRTMDAARFAKLLVIPPSANAMEVVVELETSEKQGIRARLLSRTQGKVMTRLVSHCELGFLPQAPCHPEKALWRETANAPATMSVPASRIYQELVPFGPSYRTLQDRLYISGDRAWGSLLAFDPGDSSAKPLGAPFPLDGAMHAACVHGQGLVDFVPFPVGFAARQIVTPTRAGELYQTQVQLQRLAADELIYDLVICDQKGGIREWVQALRMRDVSQGRIRPPAWIKGQKR from the coding sequence ATGACTGCCACCCAGACAGAGCATAGGCTCTCCATTTTTCCCTGGATGAGCGATCACTGCTTTGGCGGTCGTACGGTCCTGGCCGCGGTGGAGGCTATGCAGCTCCTGGCAAACTGTGTGCAGGCGGCAGATCCCCAGATGGAGGTCCGGACAATGGATGCTGCCCGTTTTGCCAAACTGCTGGTGATCCCGCCCTCTGCGAACGCGATGGAAGTCGTTGTCGAGCTGGAAACTTCCGAGAAGCAAGGAATTCGAGCTCGTCTGCTCAGCCGGACCCAGGGCAAAGTCATGACTCGTCTCGTCAGCCATTGCGAATTAGGTTTTCTCCCTCAAGCGCCTTGCCATCCAGAGAAAGCACTCTGGAGAGAGACTGCCAATGCCCCGGCCACGATGAGTGTGCCAGCCTCCAGAATCTACCAGGAGCTGGTTCCCTTTGGCCCCAGCTACCGCACCCTACAGGACCGGCTTTATATTTCTGGAGACAGGGCCTGGGGAAGCCTGCTGGCCTTTGATCCGGGAGACTCGAGCGCCAAACCGTTGGGGGCGCCCTTTCCACTGGATGGGGCCATGCACGCCGCCTGTGTACACGGTCAGGGGTTGGTCGATTTTGTCCCTTTTCCAGTGGGCTTTGCCGCGCGACAGATCGTTACACCAACACGGGCGGGGGAACTCTATCAAACCCAGGTACAGCTGCAGCGTTTGGCCGCAGACGAACTTATCTATGATCTCGTTATTTGTGACCAGAAGGGGGGAATTCGGGAATGGGTGCAGGCATTGCGCATGCGGGATGTGAGTCAGGGGCGGATTAGGCCACCGGCCTGGATTAAGGGCCAGAAGCGATAG
- a CDS encoding methyltransferase domain-containing protein, whose translation MKSSSVNYPALLLVVLAISLSAYLGLTRLHIDTDIVKTLPAHEQVIGDALEIFQNHPIHDQVAVDLAVDRKAPDVLVASAKMLEEKMQSSGLFAEVGGGETSALLPEIAQHAARSLLLLFSQEVLSESIGPRLTKTDIEQRLQELMEKMSGLDGIGQAAFLSLDPLGFKDQILAQLLYLAPSQEASIYKGYLLSQDGQHLLITARPATAGTDGAAARRLATFFVEAERELAQSGTAAGMQLKLTPAGAFRAALDNESIIRHDVQLALGLTTVGIALLLLVAFPRPLIGLLSLLPAVAGTAMALFLYSLLHDSISIMVLGFSGALISMMDDHSITYLLFLDRPHATRGSEAAREVQSVGGTMALLTTIGAFLAISLSDFPVFRELGQFTALGFISTYFFIHVIFPRIFPHMPAGGKRVLPLHWLAERLFNTGKIGAVLALGLACVLFFFAKPEFHISLSAMNTVSAQTQVDDQMFAQVWGNPGSKIYLMTSADSLAELQKNNDQLLAQLEHDHQAGRVGEVFVSSLIFPGPERSRENFAAWRNFWSETRVQQVEDTLIAEGQRLGLTRDAFAPFFAQLETTIQPATPVLASRYDKLLGITTREDGQIIQFTALSPGASYDPAAFLKRYGQEGKVFDGNYFSDRLGATLFSTFTSLLLIIAAMVSLLLYLQLLNWRLSCIALSPLVFAFICTLGTLKLLGHPLDIPALMLSVVILGMGVDYTIYTVCGCQWYGTVDHPGHVLVRSAILMAAASTFIGFGVLCLAQHSTLKSIGITSLLGIGYSLLGTFVLLPPLLRRYFDPNRNQILSTAPLTERIVHRYRLVEAYPRMFARFKLKLDPLFHELPQWLDGRSEGKTILDIGCGYGVPACWCLENYPASRVIGVDPDGRRIHVAARATGERGTMLVGAAPELPDIPGPVDVILLLDMSHYLDDQQFAATCARCWELLAPGGIVLIRFVTRPEGRLSATWYLEEWRVRLAGGQTWYRTPETLERILAEQGFSGLELKAAVSSELFWISGQKDAVAGNEPR comes from the coding sequence ATGAAATCCTCATCAGTCAACTACCCTGCGCTTCTCCTTGTTGTCCTGGCGATCTCTCTCTCTGCCTACCTGGGGCTGACACGGTTGCATATCGATACCGATATTGTCAAAACGCTGCCTGCCCACGAACAGGTTATTGGTGATGCCCTGGAAATTTTCCAAAACCATCCCATCCACGATCAAGTGGCTGTGGATCTAGCCGTTGACCGTAAGGCCCCCGATGTCTTGGTTGCATCCGCGAAAATGCTTGAAGAAAAAATGCAATCCAGCGGGCTCTTTGCTGAGGTCGGAGGAGGGGAGACCAGCGCCTTGCTGCCGGAAATCGCCCAGCATGCAGCCCGGTCGCTGCTGTTGCTTTTTTCTCAAGAGGTACTCAGTGAAAGTATTGGGCCCCGTCTGACGAAAACTGATATTGAGCAACGCTTACAGGAGCTCATGGAGAAGATGTCGGGTTTAGACGGCATTGGGCAGGCGGCGTTTCTGTCCCTGGATCCCCTGGGGTTTAAGGATCAGATTCTTGCCCAGCTCCTTTACCTGGCTCCATCCCAGGAAGCGAGCATCTATAAAGGGTATCTGTTGTCACAGGATGGGCAACATCTCCTGATCACGGCAAGGCCTGCAACGGCCGGCACCGATGGTGCGGCAGCTCGTCGACTGGCCACATTTTTTGTAGAGGCAGAGCGAGAGCTTGCCCAGAGTGGTACTGCTGCAGGGATGCAACTGAAGCTGACTCCAGCGGGGGCCTTTCGAGCCGCGCTTGATAACGAGTCCATCATTCGCCACGATGTGCAACTGGCCCTCGGGCTGACCACGGTGGGCATAGCCCTGTTATTGCTGGTTGCCTTTCCCCGGCCTTTGATCGGGCTGCTCTCCCTGTTACCAGCAGTTGCAGGGACTGCCATGGCCCTTTTCTTGTATTCGCTGTTGCATGATTCGATCTCGATCATGGTTCTGGGATTTTCCGGCGCCTTGATTTCCATGATGGACGATCACAGCATTACCTACCTGCTCTTTCTCGATCGCCCCCATGCAACCCGTGGCAGCGAGGCAGCGCGCGAGGTCCAGTCGGTTGGTGGCACCATGGCCCTCTTGACGACTATCGGCGCCTTTCTGGCCATCAGCCTGAGCGATTTTCCCGTCTTTCGCGAGCTGGGGCAATTTACCGCCCTTGGTTTTATCTCCACCTATTTTTTCATCCATGTCATCTTCCCCCGCATCTTTCCCCATATGCCTGCGGGAGGGAAACGTGTACTGCCTCTGCACTGGCTGGCTGAGCGTCTCTTCAATACAGGGAAAATCGGAGCTGTTTTGGCTCTGGGCCTTGCCTGTGTCCTGTTCTTTTTCGCTAAACCCGAGTTTCATATCAGCCTCAGTGCAATGAATACGGTCAGCGCCCAGACCCAGGTCGATGATCAGATGTTTGCGCAGGTTTGGGGAAACCCGGGTTCCAAGATATATCTGATGACCAGCGCCGACTCGCTTGCCGAGCTGCAGAAAAACAATGACCAGCTCCTGGCTCAGTTGGAGCATGACCACCAGGCTGGGCGGGTTGGAGAGGTCTTTGTCTCTTCCCTGATCTTTCCCGGGCCGGAACGCAGCCGGGAGAATTTTGCTGCCTGGCGGAATTTCTGGTCGGAAACACGGGTCCAGCAGGTGGAAGATACCTTGATTGCGGAAGGGCAACGTCTGGGGTTAACCCGCGACGCCTTTGCACCCTTTTTTGCCCAGCTAGAAACGACGATTCAGCCTGCAACACCCGTACTTGCGAGTCGGTATGACAAACTCCTGGGGATAACCACCCGGGAAGATGGCCAGATCATCCAGTTCACAGCCCTGAGCCCCGGGGCATCCTATGATCCCGCAGCTTTTCTCAAACGCTATGGCCAGGAGGGAAAGGTCTTTGATGGGAATTATTTTTCAGATCGCCTTGGAGCTACGCTCTTTTCCACCTTTACGAGCTTGCTGCTGATTATAGCGGCCATGGTAAGTTTGCTGCTCTACCTCCAGTTGCTCAACTGGCGGCTGAGCTGTATTGCTCTGTCGCCTCTGGTCTTTGCCTTTATCTGTACCCTGGGCACCCTGAAATTGCTCGGGCATCCCCTTGATATCCCGGCGTTGATGCTTTCAGTCGTCATTCTTGGCATGGGCGTGGATTACACCATCTATACGGTCTGTGGGTGTCAGTGGTACGGGACGGTCGATCATCCAGGACATGTCCTGGTCCGCAGTGCGATCCTTATGGCGGCAGCTTCAACCTTCATTGGCTTTGGTGTGTTGTGCCTGGCCCAGCACAGCACGCTGAAAAGTATTGGCATCACCTCGCTGCTCGGCATTGGCTACTCCCTGCTTGGCACCTTTGTGTTGCTGCCTCCGCTGTTGCGCAGGTATTTTGATCCCAACCGCAACCAGATTCTTTCGACTGCTCCACTCACGGAGCGGATAGTGCACCGGTATCGTCTGGTGGAGGCCTATCCTCGAATGTTTGCCCGCTTTAAGCTGAAACTTGATCCTTTATTTCATGAGTTACCCCAGTGGCTGGACGGACGAAGTGAAGGTAAAACCATCCTGGATATCGGCTGTGGGTATGGTGTTCCGGCCTGCTGGTGCTTGGAGAACTATCCTGCAAGTAGGGTGATCGGTGTAGATCCTGATGGTCGGCGAATACATGTGGCGGCTCGTGCTACAGGGGAGCGGGGAACCATGCTGGTAGGTGCTGCGCCGGAGCTCCCTGATATACCTGGACCGGTCGATGTGATTTTACTGCTCGATATGTCGCATTATCTTGATGACCAGCAGTTTGCAGCAACCTGCGCCCGTTGCTGGGAGTTACTGGCTCCAGGTGGAATCGTCTTGATTCGTTTCGTCACTCGACCTGAGGGGAGGCTGTCGGCCACCTGGTATCTTGAGGAGTGGCGGGTGCGCCTCGCAGGAGGCCAAACCTGGTATCGGACCCCAGAAACGCTGGAGAGGATACTTGCAGAACAAGGGTTTAGCGGGTTGGAACTGAAAGCGGCAGTGAGTAGCGAGCTCTTTTGGATCAGCGGGCAGAAGGACGCAGTGGCGGGCAATGAGCCAAGGTAA
- a CDS encoding polysaccharide deacetylase family protein has protein sequence MSQGKERHRFSQAEKTGLAAFCAAILVGCVGGPQMASIPLALFLLICLTAPFFPRFSFFLPVIWKGRPGSKGIALTFDDGPFPASTPIILELLARYRLPATFFVVGERAATHPELIAEILSQGHTIGNHSLTHDNLLMVRDCATLSRDIGQTQEILGQLGVRPRFFRPPIGIISPRLQAALTTHNLQAMTFSSRIFDHGNRKIDNYVARVCKQVKPGDILLLHDNPPLTEEQRAYWQQELEQLFAHFAREKSVVALAELIGQPVMYHEQEADFIAPQAR, from the coding sequence ATGAGCCAAGGTAAAGAACGGCACCGGTTCAGTCAGGCAGAAAAGACAGGACTGGCTGCTTTTTGTGCAGCGATCCTGGTGGGCTGTGTTGGTGGCCCGCAGATGGCCAGCATCCCCTTGGCTCTTTTTCTCTTGATTTGCCTGACAGCGCCGTTTTTTCCCCGATTCTCGTTTTTTCTACCTGTGATCTGGAAAGGGAGGCCCGGAAGCAAGGGGATAGCCCTAACCTTTGACGATGGCCCTTTTCCAGCTTCTACCCCGATTATACTGGAGCTCTTGGCCCGTTATCGTCTGCCAGCCACCTTTTTTGTGGTGGGAGAACGTGCCGCCACCCATCCTGAGCTCATTGCCGAGATTCTAAGCCAGGGGCATACCATTGGTAACCACTCGCTTACCCATGATAATCTGCTCATGGTGCGTGACTGTGCAACCTTGAGCAGAGATATCGGGCAGACCCAGGAGATTCTTGGCCAGCTGGGAGTTCGGCCCCGTTTTTTCAGACCGCCCATCGGTATTATCAGTCCTCGCCTTCAAGCCGCTCTTACCACTCATAATCTTCAGGCCATGACCTTTAGCAGTCGAATCTTTGATCATGGAAATCGTAAAATTGACAACTATGTTGCAAGGGTCTGCAAACAGGTCAAGCCAGGGGATATCCTTCTGCTGCACGATAATCCTCCACTGACAGAGGAACAGAGAGCATACTGGCAACAAGAGCTTGAACAGTTGTTTGCCCATTTTGCTCGGGAAAAGAGTGTGGTAGCCCTTGCAGAGCTTATCGGGCAGCCCGTGATGTACCATGAGCAGGAGGCTGATTTCATCGCGCCGCAGGCGAGATAA